The Manduca sexta isolate Smith_Timp_Sample1 chromosome 20, JHU_Msex_v1.0, whole genome shotgun sequence DNA segment ACTCTCTAGTCATTAGAGTGACTCTATGATCCACTGGGCCTGTTTTGGGAACACTAGGATCCTTATCAATGCTGATGATATTAGCAAAACAATACAAAGCGCGAACTTTGATCTCTGTGgggctatttttaataatttgcccTAATTTTTCAATTGTTTGTGTGTACTTGCTtcctgtaaatattaaattattgaaggCATTAGTTTTCTagatgaaaacaaatatttttcatagaatTGAACTATGCAGCTGTATGCTATGCCcatttctaaaaatacaattgtaaaaAGAATAACTGAAAATTAAGTCCATATTACATCTGATGTACCCAATACAGAATTTGTTAGAGTAACCTACCTAATGCTACTAAGCATAATTTTCCTTCAACAGTTGTTCCAACGAAGCCAAGAGTATCCAGAGCAACAGGTAGTACATTATGATCACTGGTGTCAAATGCACTAAACAAAGCTTCTAACAAAACAGGATATTTGTCAAATATCTCTTTAGGATAATGATGGGCAACACAGCCAAAAAATTTCATGTAACCTGGAAATTGATTAGATAGAATTATTAGATATcataaatagatataattttttatctccCACTCTGTACAATTATATATGAtatgaaagtaaaaaagaaatgtctgcttatttgagaaaaaaaatatatatttctactttaaaatgccagtataaattaatacttatcaTACAAAGTTACCTGATATTAAGAGCCCAGCAAGTGGGTTACTGTCAAAACCAGCAACAATATCTGCTATAGATTTCAAAGCACCTTCTTTAACCAGGTAATTAATACCATAAGATGTAACAGACAGTCGGGACAGTAACTCTAAAATATTTAGATGATAGAGAAAATCTTTTGATTGTAACTCGGATACCATAAAGGCAATATAGCCTAAATCTGCACTCAAGTTGAACAAGTCaaatgattttgatgaaatgtttattatgacCTGAAAAATCCCAAAACATTGTATATTACATTTTGCTAAtaacacttttaaaaaaatacttaacccaggtgttttttttctttggtaTAAGTTTAGTAACTACATGATGGATCaccagataaaaaaattatcaatccTTTTCTGTGAGAATTATATACAAACTTAATAATTCTGTCATAAGAATCAGGATATTATAGCAAgggttagtaaaataataactcACCTCCAAAGCATTACATTTACTGCTGCTATTGTATTCCAATGCTATTTTCATTTCTTCCAAAACCTTAGGGTAAGCCTCTATGGGTAAATTTGATGTGATCAATATGGCTTTATTGGCAACACCTACATCTGTATCGCTAACCAGTTGTGCTGTGGCAACATATACATCAATATATTGTGGCACAGGCAGTAAGTTGGGGTCCGTTGCAACTACCTTATACACCTGTAAGATAGGTTTGATGTataagtaaaacatattatCCTTTTGAAGTAAATATAAAGCGATAATATTTCCATACCTCATCTATAGCAAGTTTACGGACACAATCCTTTTGATGGCGTAATAAATACATGATATGTCcaatataagtttttataacATCACCCACTTGGAATTTTTCAAAGCATAACTTCAATACTTCACAGGTTAGATCAACATCGTTTCTGAAATGACAAAATATATCTCTACATAAATCAATTTCAACATAGAGCCGAAATTTAAAGCAATTCTAAATCATTTatgattatatcaaaatatgtatttttgttaataaaaactttcGACACCATCTTATTAGCCAATTTAACAACAACCGGGGTACCTAGTCTTCCTTCTGCCGTTTGGACTCATTTTTCCTTCGTTATTCTAGAATCTACAATTTGAGACTTCATTCTTTGGTTACATTGCAACAgcaatacaacaaaaaatacatacttgTCAGCCACATTGAGACACTGGACGATTTTGGAAATACCAACATCTCTAATAGTAGTAACAACCTCTGGAGAAGACTTAAAGGaaagcaaattttttatttcattcaatgCAATCGGCCGATGCTCATCTCTCtgcagtttatttataaactccCTATATTGTTCAGTATCTTCATTAGACATGTTGGAGTTTTACTTGATATCAGGAACTTTCTATTTTAAACTCGGAATAATACTTCCCAATAATTAAAATCTGCCGGCAAAATCGACTgtgaaaaacaaaacttatttattttgttatttgtcaAAATCGAAATGTCAACCAAGGATGACAATGTAGATTTTGTGGCTTGTTCAGGGTAACATATGTTTTTTACTTCtagcatacattttttttattgtaaaacagaATTAGTTAGTTACTCAAGAATTTTCAATAGCTAATATTTTAgctataattatgtatgtaattaaatagATATACCAAAGATAGGTAAGGGAGAGGAGGCActatttgtcatttttttacaaaaaatatagttttttacattatttttactatattacaAACTTGAAATTAGTTTGTCGAGAATCAGTAGCACAATCCACTGCACCACTTTTTTCACATATGTTATATTGTATccccaaaaaatattaaaattgtcatgCTGGTTACTTACTAGTACAGTCGACCGTTACAAGCACACCCTTCCCCACACAAGTCCCGCTCTTCCCATGCAGCGCCGCAAGCGGTGTGCTTGATCCATTAATTTCGTgtgtattatcattattattgtatttttataaaatctttacatCAAAATCTAATTTGAGTTTTTCGGCTTTatggtatacaaaaaatactctTATATATGCAAATATAAGAAAAGAgtacaaaagtaagtattatgtAAGCATatgaaaataagaaatatttatcgaGCATGATTTACCATACATGTACACTCGGATAAGAACGATAGAAAAATATGCATCACTAATATTGACATCGTAAATTGCTGCTAcagaaaataaatgtcattaaGTTTTACACTTATTGTaccactttataatatttccaaaaatcataggaatttaaattcaatttataacaataaaaacatatcatGAACTTATTATCGCAATCgatgaaattaaatatcttatatgttattttcaacagtatattgattttcttataatgtttataatagatacatactataatatttacgcaatatattacaaactttCGTTATGAGTAAGATTTCTTTGCCCGCCAGTCCAGAAACTCATCGATATCATTTTCATTATCAGTTTCACCATCTTCATCTAAACTCATTTGTTCcatttcgttaatttttttcttgGTTTCTTCTTTTTTAAGCTCCAAGTCTAAAAccctagaaaataaaaaagtttatatatagtaaatacattctaatataaatatgtttggcattgtgtgcgagtgtgtgtatgtgtgtgtgtgttgctTGCTACATAGCTAGCAAAcacaaaatttgtaaaaataatatgttagtttagatattatgacaatagCAGATGTCTATCGGAAGATATGGCGACGAACAGTGCCTATAACATGTAAAGCTATAATGGAAAAACAATCAGAACgatgtcattaatttttttaccaaacAGATTCTATTCACCCTTTTCAAAAATATGTCGTTTTTAGTAAGTCTGTCGA contains these protein-coding regions:
- the LOC115445782 gene encoding 26S proteasome non-ATPase regulatory subunit 5, with the protein product MSNEDTEQYREFINKLQRDEHRPIALNEIKNLLSFKSSPEVVTTIRDVGISKIVQCLNVADKNDVDLTCEVLKLCFEKFQVGDVIKTYIGHIMYLLRHQKDCVRKLAIDEVYKVVATDPNLLPVPQYIDVYVATAQLVSDTDVGVANKAILITSNLPIEAYPKVLEEMKIALEYNSSSKCNALEVIINISSKSFDLFNLSADLGYIAFMVSELQSKDFLYHLNILELLSRLSVTSYGINYLVKEGALKSIADIVAGFDSNPLAGLLISGYMKFFGCVAHHYPKEIFDKYPVLLEALFSAFDTSDHNVLPVALDTLGFVGTTVEGKLCLVALGSKYTQTIEKLGQIIKNSPTEIKVRALYCFANIISIDKDPSVPKTGPVDHRVTLMTREWFKSLSERPPSMEIVFGLCKNPFPDIKLAAFTFLDALCQHQWGEELVARTAGFIEYLLDRSVDYTKESKEVKYDIIKRLSNSAAFDPNMITRLQTYVEQGPFYSESQLEVAMEDGD